One uncultured Alphaproteobacteria bacterium genomic region harbors:
- a CDS encoding conserved hypothetical protein (Evidence 4 : Homologs of previously reported genes of unknown function): MVETLIGPVGPVAIAHVAARMRAADRAEVLAGGGRSPREAIERSLALSSHAWAGWIGTEPAAIFGVGPSSLAGGFGVPWFLGAEVLERNPRPLLTISRDWLARIAALYPHLENYVDARNGRAIRWLRWLGFAIHPAVPYGVGRMPYHRFTWGC; encoded by the coding sequence ATGGTTGAGACGCTGATCGGGCCGGTCGGGCCGGTGGCGATCGCCCACGTCGCCGCGCGGATGCGCGCCGCCGACCGCGCCGAGGTGCTGGCGGGCGGCGGTCGCTCGCCGCGCGAGGCGATCGAGCGGTCGCTGGCGCTGTCCTCCCACGCCTGGGCCGGGTGGATCGGCACCGAACCGGCGGCGATCTTCGGCGTCGGCCCGTCCTCTCTCGCCGGTGGCTTCGGCGTGCCGTGGTTCCTCGGCGCCGAGGTTCTGGAGCGCAACCCGCGCCCGCTGCTGACGATCTCGCGCGACTGGCTGGCGCGGATCGCCGCGCTCTACCCGCATCTCGAAAATTACGTCGACGCCCGCAACGGCCGCGCCATCCGCTGGCTGCGCTGGCTCGGCTTCGCCATCCACCCGGCGGTGCCCTACGGCGTCGGCCGGATGCCGTATCACCGTTTCACCTGGGGCTGCTGA
- a CDS encoding hypothetical protein (Evidence 5 : No homology to any previously reported sequences), with translation MVERYQPGQAQARALPSVTLPRADAESFGAQQGRALARAGQGVMNLAAQVDQTQSLIDEARAKDAYSSTSEAMLKVVSDFGNKRGRDAIDGTDEALVTLQDLARQGEDLLETDPQKKMFKRAVSARLGMFSQSVSDHRNREALTYANQADAANVATLSQDLVASWNRPDERAVKWAAIKSTIESSAARNGWAPEVKELKLREAETSVYSDLTRRFLSKGDVGGAEAFYRENAGKFHGDAAAKMEEAINTARLRAEAQHRARVSEATAALQGAAVRMTSGYGLPQEEIVQISRLVAQSGDPDVAAKYREMEALQRDVSGWSEMTPRQLSEVIAAELEPAMRQNGASQPEYNRLATAQRLLSNMSQQIAHDPLGWAAHRGAIDLVPLNTSNAQSIKDRAAKVNAVGQAYGNTAFFTPAEVAAERGKWAGMQPEQKVAYAMALHDNAGPTPFLLAMNQIAKNGGMTDAYLGGLAASSPYGAVVAANAWRGREILANDKTRNLSSDQVNAAFRSVMGDAARYLPPAEVAAVKDVADAIYAQANGAPDAIDTAKYAEAIRQAVGGTANDGTGLGEVNGVDTILPPQMTEKQFRTFIEGATSDDWARASVTGHAPVYRTGEAVRPGDIADEGTFYMVGPGRYQIVMKSDGLPLLDPSGAPFIATMGAR, from the coding sequence ATGGTGGAACGCTATCAGCCCGGTCAGGCGCAGGCCCGCGCCCTGCCGTCGGTCACTCTGCCGCGGGCCGACGCCGAGTCCTTCGGCGCGCAGCAGGGCCGGGCGCTCGCGCGCGCCGGCCAGGGGGTGATGAACCTCGCGGCGCAGGTCGACCAGACGCAGTCGCTGATCGACGAGGCGCGGGCGAAGGATGCCTACTCCTCGACTTCCGAGGCGATGCTCAAGGTCGTCAGCGACTTCGGCAACAAGCGCGGACGCGACGCCATCGACGGCACCGACGAGGCGCTGGTGACGCTCCAGGACCTTGCGCGGCAAGGCGAGGACCTGCTGGAGACCGACCCGCAGAAGAAGATGTTCAAGCGCGCGGTTTCGGCGCGTCTCGGCATGTTCAGCCAGTCCGTCAGCGATCATCGCAACCGTGAGGCGCTGACCTACGCCAACCAGGCCGACGCGGCCAACGTCGCTACCCTCTCGCAGGACCTCGTGGCGAGCTGGAATCGGCCTGACGAGCGCGCCGTGAAATGGGCGGCGATCAAGTCCACCATCGAGAGCAGCGCTGCGCGCAACGGCTGGGCGCCCGAGGTGAAGGAACTGAAGCTGCGCGAGGCCGAGACCTCCGTCTACAGCGACCTCACCCGGCGCTTCCTCTCCAAGGGCGACGTCGGCGGTGCCGAAGCCTTCTACCGCGAGAACGCCGGGAAGTTCCACGGCGACGCCGCGGCGAAGATGGAGGAGGCCATCAACACCGCTCGATTGCGCGCGGAAGCTCAGCATCGAGCCAGGGTGTCCGAAGCGACCGCCGCCTTACAGGGCGCTGCCGTTCGAATGACGAGCGGGTATGGATTGCCGCAAGAGGAGATCGTGCAGATTTCCCGCTTGGTGGCGCAGTCCGGAGATCCCGATGTTGCCGCGAAATATCGAGAGATGGAGGCGCTCCAGCGCGATGTTTCCGGGTGGTCGGAGATGACGCCGCGCCAGTTGTCGGAGGTTATCGCCGCCGAGTTGGAGCCCGCGATGCGGCAAAATGGCGCCTCTCAGCCCGAATACAACCGATTGGCCACGGCGCAGCGCTTGCTGTCGAACATGTCCCAGCAGATCGCGCACGATCCATTGGGTTGGGCCGCGCACCGGGGGGCCATTGATCTTGTCCCGCTGAATACTTCGAACGCGCAGAGCATCAAGGACCGCGCGGCGAAGGTTAACGCGGTGGGGCAGGCCTACGGCAACACGGCCTTCTTCACCCCGGCCGAGGTTGCCGCCGAACGGGGAAAATGGGCCGGGATGCAGCCGGAGCAGAAGGTTGCCTACGCCATGGCGCTTCACGACAACGCGGGGCCGACGCCGTTTCTCCTGGCGATGAACCAGATCGCGAAGAACGGCGGAATGACGGACGCCTATCTCGGTGGGCTGGCCGCGTCGTCGCCCTACGGCGCCGTGGTCGCGGCGAACGCTTGGCGCGGGCGGGAAATCCTGGCCAACGACAAGACGCGGAACCTTTCCTCGGATCAGGTCAACGCGGCATTCCGCAGCGTCATGGGCGATGCGGCGCGCTATCTGCCTCCGGCCGAGGTTGCGGCGGTGAAGGACGTGGCCGATGCGATCTATGCCCAGGCCAACGGCGCGCCCGATGCGATCGACACCGCGAAGTACGCCGAGGCGATCCGGCAGGCGGTCGGCGGCACGGCGAACGACGGGACCGGCTTGGGCGAAGTGAATGGGGTCGATACGATCCTGCCTCCACAGATGACGGAAAAGCAGTTCAGAACTTTCATCGAGGGCGCCACCTCCGACGACTGGGCGCGCGCGAGCGTCACCGGGCATGCCCCGGTCTATCGCACCGGCGAGGCGGTGAGGCCGGGCGATATCGCTGATGAGGGCACCTTCTACATGGTCGGTCCCGGCAGGTATCAGATCGTCATGAAAAGCGATGGCTTGCCGCTGCTCGACCCCTCCGGCGCCCCGTTCATTGCGACGATGGGAGCGCGGTGA
- a CDS encoding hypothetical protein (Evidence 5 : No homology to any previously reported sequences) translates to MERTVRAKADGMSPNGSHVRQGAKFTVDEGEFAPSWMEPVDWIPPEPPKAATKTK, encoded by the coding sequence ATGGAACGCACCGTTCGCGCCAAGGCCGACGGCATGAGCCCCAACGGGAGCCATGTTCGCCAGGGCGCAAAGTTCACCGTCGACGAGGGCGAATTCGCGCCGTCGTGGATGGAGCCGGTCGACTGGATCCCGCCGGAACCGCCGAAAGCGGCGACCAAAACCAAATGA
- a CDS encoding conserved hypothetical protein (Evidence 4 : Homologs of previously reported genes of unknown function), whose product MATKIDICNMALSAVRAAKISQLDEASAEAEACGTHYDAQLDATLRDHPWNFATAYEALAAAPVAPPHWSYAYARPAGCILARFIVPAVKGGPDVPFERAGDLLLCDQSESWLCFTKRVTDPARFDPLFAVAFSLRLTVAISAELTADRGWVQAAQTQYLNAVASAKAADGSEGTPEEPRDPSWIAAAGIDTTYIA is encoded by the coding sequence ATGGCGACCAAGATCGACATCTGCAACATGGCGCTCTCCGCCGTCCGCGCGGCCAAGATCTCGCAACTCGACGAGGCGTCGGCGGAGGCGGAAGCCTGCGGCACCCACTACGACGCGCAGCTCGACGCTACCCTCCGCGATCATCCCTGGAATTTCGCGACCGCCTACGAGGCGCTGGCCGCAGCTCCGGTCGCCCCGCCGCACTGGTCCTACGCCTATGCGCGCCCGGCCGGGTGCATCCTGGCGCGCTTCATCGTCCCCGCCGTGAAGGGCGGGCCGGACGTGCCGTTCGAGCGCGCGGGCGACTTGCTGCTGTGCGATCAGTCCGAAAGCTGGCTGTGCTTCACCAAGCGGGTCACCGACCCGGCTCGCTTCGACCCGCTGTTCGCGGTCGCGTTCTCCTTGCGTCTCACCGTCGCGATCTCCGCCGAGTTGACCGCCGACCGCGGCTGGGTGCAGGCGGCGCAGACCCAGTACCTGAACGCCGTCGCCTCCGCGAAAGCCGCGGACGGATCCGAAGGCACCCCGGAAGAGCCGCGCGATCCGTCGTGGATCGCCGCCGCCGGGATCGACACCACCTACATCGCCTGA
- a CDS encoding hypothetical protein (Evidence 5 : No homology to any previously reported sequences), giving the protein MPFLDLENNMIGGTPGSAGPTSGIGANFGAAFDDQARNNSQFAAEATLEEVYGENQSRVSAMTGEALSAYTLPVYLAAARRVTGGAEPKREDVTPVFWSQWEDFQKREAQLAELKLAHPEVMTFADVLTEARKRAGDTETQADDLYERAGVGGKVAAFVGRMAGSFTWRDPMNLGTLGLGGFGRNFGLRVATEAGANSTVEAINQFYGVEEGRKLLGLRDANPWESIAAAGAGAAVLRGAAEGVGPAFRAAEARISPARARARVVADTINQGVDSPEFARAIATGRFSDADVLARLDGMPQTPTVRAARSAVEDDLDLRGSNPYGDGHEAAVLHERKLENAIRALNGDDLRSSTAIGRVIDMAGGARITVDDFDAMRGAEIERAARLEAPDAFRALDEADAKVRDLDARIAELSDAIREPSVGEAVSMVDPETGGRIRAIEDELEQPISAPRRKALEAELETVIANAPIAAAERVVNDTRIGPTKQIQFLENSRRAARRAYRSARRNVEAAMQRSAGRIEAQARLGGRLARQQMRDVAIAAETSGLRGMSIPQSLYPVREVMETMRRLVDEFDGKASDIARSIVERNARAPEGGGGAPVSQQHGPFGPMFTEYRHDAAGAIKRLSEEKNGEAIGALHHPDVGDIDLVWGQEGTGKSDGYGLAKIVRWHPEVLNDLQGILSGMKVRSRSTNRVRLESQDYEGAVRLAWDGQDKRWLLTAYQKDDVKGGGAPTTNMSAKFQADASPPDHPSDTIVDRIIENFHKSEIARTAGETVGNTGMDIGLDELVDGDLRIPIGVIGDDGRMVPQVMTVREILADMAEDQKLAEAMRVCSL; this is encoded by the coding sequence ATGCCGTTCCTCGACCTCGAAAACAACATGATCGGCGGCACCCCGGGTTCCGCCGGACCGACCTCCGGGATCGGGGCGAACTTCGGAGCCGCGTTCGACGATCAGGCCCGCAACAATTCGCAGTTCGCGGCGGAAGCGACCCTCGAAGAAGTCTATGGGGAAAACCAATCTCGCGTCTCCGCCATGACCGGGGAAGCCCTTTCGGCGTACACGTTGCCGGTCTATCTCGCCGCCGCCCGTCGTGTGACCGGGGGTGCCGAGCCGAAGCGCGAAGACGTGACGCCGGTCTTCTGGTCGCAGTGGGAGGATTTCCAGAAGAGGGAGGCGCAGCTCGCCGAGCTGAAGTTGGCCCACCCCGAGGTCATGACGTTCGCCGATGTGCTGACCGAGGCGCGGAAGCGCGCGGGCGACACCGAAACGCAGGCCGACGATCTGTACGAGCGTGCGGGCGTTGGCGGCAAAGTGGCGGCGTTCGTCGGGCGCATGGCCGGGTCGTTCACCTGGCGCGATCCGATGAACCTCGGAACCCTCGGTCTCGGAGGGTTCGGCAGGAATTTCGGCCTGCGCGTGGCGACGGAAGCGGGTGCGAACTCGACCGTCGAGGCGATCAACCAGTTCTATGGCGTCGAGGAAGGCCGCAAGCTGTTGGGTCTGCGGGACGCGAATCCGTGGGAGAGCATCGCTGCGGCTGGGGCTGGCGCGGCCGTGCTGCGGGGTGCGGCCGAAGGGGTCGGTCCAGCGTTCCGGGCCGCCGAGGCACGGATTTCTCCCGCGAGGGCCAGGGCGCGCGTCGTCGCCGACACGATCAATCAGGGGGTCGATTCCCCGGAATTCGCCAGGGCGATTGCCACCGGCCGGTTCTCGGATGCCGACGTGCTGGCGCGCCTGGACGGGATGCCACAGACGCCGACCGTGCGCGCGGCCCGCAGCGCGGTGGAAGACGACCTCGACCTGAGAGGATCGAATCCCTACGGCGACGGGCACGAAGCCGCTGTGCTGCACGAGCGGAAACTGGAGAACGCGATCCGCGCCTTGAATGGCGACGACCTGCGATCCTCGACCGCGATCGGGCGGGTCATCGACATGGCGGGGGGTGCGCGCATCACGGTGGATGATTTCGACGCCATGCGCGGGGCTGAAATCGAGCGGGCCGCGAGGCTGGAAGCGCCGGACGCCTTTCGCGCGCTGGACGAGGCCGACGCCAAGGTTCGCGATCTTGATGCCCGAATCGCCGAACTGTCGGACGCCATCCGCGAACCCAGCGTGGGCGAGGCCGTCAGCATGGTGGACCCCGAGACCGGCGGACGCATCCGGGCGATCGAGGACGAGCTTGAGCAGCCGATCTCGGCGCCGCGTCGAAAGGCGCTTGAGGCGGAACTTGAGACGGTCATTGCCAACGCTCCGATCGCCGCGGCGGAGCGCGTCGTGAACGACACGCGCATAGGGCCGACGAAACAGATCCAGTTCCTGGAGAACTCGCGCCGCGCCGCCCGCAGGGCTTACCGTTCGGCTCGCCGGAACGTCGAGGCGGCGATGCAGCGTTCGGCTGGCCGCATCGAGGCGCAGGCGCGTCTTGGCGGTCGTCTTGCCCGCCAGCAGATGCGGGATGTGGCGATCGCCGCCGAGACGTCAGGCCTCCGGGGGATGTCGATTCCCCAGAGCCTGTATCCCGTGCGCGAAGTCATGGAGACGATGCGGAGGCTCGTCGATGAATTCGACGGGAAGGCGAGCGATATCGCCAGGAGCATCGTCGAGAGGAACGCGCGAGCGCCCGAGGGCGGTGGCGGGGCTCCGGTCTCGCAGCAACACGGTCCATTCGGTCCGATGTTCACCGAGTATCGGCATGATGCCGCCGGCGCGATCAAGCGCCTCAGCGAGGAGAAGAACGGCGAGGCGATCGGGGCACTCCATCATCCCGATGTCGGCGATATCGACCTCGTGTGGGGCCAGGAAGGCACCGGGAAGAGCGACGGGTACGGGCTCGCCAAGATTGTCAGGTGGCACCCGGAGGTGCTGAACGACCTCCAGGGAATCCTTTCCGGCATGAAGGTGAGGTCGCGGAGCACGAACCGCGTGCGCCTCGAATCGCAGGATTACGAGGGGGCCGTGCGCTTGGCCTGGGATGGCCAGGACAAACGGTGGCTGCTCACCGCCTATCAGAAGGATGATGTGAAGGGCGGCGGCGCTCCGACGACGAACATGAGCGCCAAATTCCAGGCGGATGCCTCGCCGCCTGACCACCCTTCGGACACTATTGTAGACCGGATCATCGAAAATTTCCACAAGAGCGAGATCGCCCGGACGGCCGGTGAAACCGTCGGTAACACCGGCATGGATATCGGGCTTGACGAACTGGTCGACGGTGACTTGCGCATTCCCATCGGCGTGATCGGGGATGACGGGCGCATGGTGCCGCAGGTGATGACCGTGCGGGAAATCCTGGCCGACATGGCCGAGGATCAGAAACTCGCGGAAGCCATGAGGGTGTGTTCGCTATGA
- a CDS encoding conserved hypothetical protein (Evidence 4 : Homologs of previously reported genes of unknown function), whose amino-acid sequence MYKKTDGLPHVMQVHGQSLANAQALPQNASADGNEGPLKVGGALGAFEVLVRVNAAITVADTKALTVKIQHRDGSDAFADLATVYTLTAAAGSGSLAKGKELARFALPSTVKEEIKAVITTTDAAAAGKIDVLPVYLPR is encoded by the coding sequence ATGTACAAGAAGACCGACGGCCTGCCGCACGTCATGCAGGTCCACGGGCAGAGCCTCGCCAACGCGCAGGCCCTGCCGCAGAACGCCAGCGCCGACGGCAACGAAGGTCCGCTCAAGGTCGGCGGCGCGCTCGGCGCGTTCGAGGTGCTGGTGCGGGTCAACGCCGCGATCACCGTCGCCGACACCAAGGCGCTGACCGTGAAAATCCAGCACCGCGACGGCTCCGACGCCTTCGCCGACCTCGCGACCGTCTACACCCTCACCGCCGCCGCCGGGTCCGGTTCGCTCGCGAAGGGCAAGGAGCTCGCCCGCTTCGCCCTGCCGAGCACGGTCAAGGAGGAGATCAAGGCGGTGATCACCACCACCGACGCGGCCGCCGCGGGCAAGATCGACGTTCTGCCCGTCTACCTGCCGCGCTGA
- the bbp gene encoding Bbp13, whose protein sequence is MPVSTNQPSFAAGELRPDLHARVDFNRWAVGLAVARNFTIRATGGAANRAGTEFLAAVHDEAHPVRLLPFVFNDDDAYVLEFGEACMRVYRDGALVVYPEGHESAGQIVVVATPFAAADLGQLKFEQSGDRVRFTHRAYPSQVLTRHDHYDWRWAVENFVPEIAAPAGVTAVPQASGSETYRYAVTFTDKDSGEESLPSAVVSVSSAVLNSTSAKITLTIPANAQASQADVYREDNGLYGWIGATETTTFVDTNIKPDTTINPPKERLPFADGNHPLCLTEHDQRMVYGGGAVKPETIEGSRVGAYSNFFTTRPQVDDDSYSYRLGRGKVYEIRHLVSLNALMALTAGSVWQITGKGGSSDTVTPLSVKARRMNNRGASHVPPLVIGETALYVQARGRTVWDLNYSLDIDGYTGNNMSVLASHLFRRRTIREWAYAEEPDSLIWTVMSDGALLTLCYLREHQVIAWTRHDTDGAFESVCTIPDGDEDAIYFVVRRTVGGVARRYVERLARRVAKPVAQAWFLDCARRFEGSALASVAVPHLAGKAVVALVDGNVVRGLTASADGVVTLPRKGDVVLVGLPIEADLETLGVNFDTRTGTVQGKKVTIPSVLLKLEETRGGWIGPGLDSGRMIEMKPKPKANAAEAPFTGDFRQAMLSGWETRGKVAVRQPDPLPFALLAVVPDVEASNG, encoded by the coding sequence ATGCCGGTCAGCACCAATCAGCCGAGTTTCGCCGCCGGGGAACTCCGGCCGGATCTGCATGCCCGCGTCGACTTCAATCGCTGGGCCGTCGGTCTCGCGGTGGCGCGCAACTTCACCATCCGCGCCACCGGCGGCGCCGCCAACCGCGCGGGAACCGAGTTCCTGGCGGCGGTGCACGACGAAGCCCACCCGGTGCGCCTGCTGCCGTTCGTGTTCAACGACGACGACGCCTACGTGCTGGAATTCGGCGAGGCCTGCATGCGGGTCTATCGCGACGGCGCGCTGGTGGTCTATCCGGAAGGCCATGAGAGCGCCGGTCAGATCGTCGTCGTCGCGACGCCGTTCGCCGCCGCCGACCTCGGGCAACTCAAGTTCGAGCAGTCCGGCGACCGGGTGCGGTTCACGCATCGCGCCTATCCCTCGCAGGTGCTGACCCGTCACGACCACTACGACTGGCGCTGGGCGGTGGAGAATTTCGTTCCGGAAATCGCCGCGCCCGCGGGCGTCACCGCCGTGCCGCAGGCATCGGGGAGCGAAACCTACCGCTACGCCGTCACCTTCACCGACAAGGACAGCGGCGAGGAAAGCCTGCCGTCGGCGGTGGTGTCGGTGTCCTCGGCGGTGCTCAACAGCACCTCGGCGAAGATCACCCTGACCATTCCCGCCAACGCCCAGGCGTCGCAGGCCGACGTCTACCGCGAGGACAACGGCCTCTACGGCTGGATCGGCGCGACCGAGACGACGACCTTCGTCGACACCAACATCAAGCCCGACACCACCATCAACCCGCCCAAGGAACGCCTGCCGTTCGCCGACGGCAACCATCCGCTGTGCCTCACCGAGCACGATCAGCGGATGGTCTACGGCGGCGGCGCGGTGAAGCCGGAGACCATCGAGGGCAGCCGGGTCGGCGCCTATTCCAACTTCTTCACCACCCGGCCGCAGGTCGACGACGACAGCTATTCCTATCGCCTCGGCCGCGGCAAGGTGTACGAGATCCGCCACCTCGTTTCGCTGAATGCGCTGATGGCCCTCACCGCCGGGTCGGTGTGGCAGATCACCGGCAAGGGCGGGTCGAGCGACACCGTCACGCCGCTGTCGGTGAAGGCGCGGCGGATGAACAATCGCGGCGCCAGCCATGTGCCGCCGCTGGTGATCGGCGAGACCGCGCTCTACGTGCAGGCGCGCGGCCGGACGGTGTGGGATCTGAACTACAGCCTCGATATCGACGGCTACACCGGCAACAACATGTCGGTTCTGGCAAGCCATCTGTTCCGGCGTCGCACGATCCGGGAGTGGGCCTACGCCGAGGAGCCGGATTCGCTGATCTGGACGGTGATGTCCGACGGCGCGCTGCTGACGCTCTGCTATCTCCGCGAGCATCAGGTGATCGCCTGGACCCGCCACGATACCGACGGCGCGTTCGAGAGCGTCTGCACCATCCCCGACGGCGACGAGGACGCGATCTACTTCGTCGTGCGCCGCACCGTCGGCGGCGTCGCCCGGCGCTACGTCGAGCGGCTCGCCCGGCGGGTGGCGAAGCCGGTCGCGCAGGCGTGGTTCCTCGATTGCGCGCGGCGCTTCGAGGGTTCGGCGCTGGCCTCGGTGGCGGTGCCGCACCTCGCCGGGAAGGCGGTGGTCGCGCTGGTGGACGGCAACGTGGTGCGCGGGCTGACGGCGAGCGCCGACGGCGTGGTGACGCTGCCGCGCAAGGGCGACGTGGTGCTGGTCGGTCTGCCGATCGAGGCCGACCTCGAAACCCTCGGCGTCAACTTCGACACCCGCACCGGCACCGTCCAGGGCAAGAAAGTCACCATCCCCTCCGTCCTGCTGAAGCTCGAGGAGACCCGCGGCGGCTGGATCGGCCCCGGCCTCGACAGCGGCCGGATGATCGAGATGAAGCCGAAGCCCAAGGCGAATGCCGCCGAGGCGCCGTTCACCGGCGATTTCCGGCAGGCGATGCTCAGCGGCTGGGAAACCCGCGGCAAGGTGGCGGTGCGCCAGCCCGATCCGCTGCCGTTCGCGCTGCTGGCGGTGGTGCCGGACGTCGAGGCATCGAATGGTTGA
- a CDS encoding exported hypothetical protein (Evidence 5 : No homology to any previously reported sequences), translating to MCELVSAATMTSVFGTAGATAGTAGYVGALTVMDVVGGLGALGSVAGMVQQGQAAQATANYQSKVAANQAKVAGYQAEDALARGDVAERQQRLQVRQLAGKQRAEMGASGAALDSSSFADTLGDTAEYGELDALTIRSNAEKEAWGYRTAAAGQQGQAALYSAQAGWASSSRPWEAGGSILTGFGTVADRWYRRSYA from the coding sequence ATGTGTGAACTGGTTTCCGCCGCGACGATGACCTCGGTCTTCGGCACTGCCGGAGCGACCGCCGGAACGGCGGGCTACGTCGGCGCGCTCACCGTCATGGACGTCGTCGGCGGGCTCGGCGCGCTCGGCAGCGTCGCCGGGATGGTGCAGCAGGGGCAGGCGGCGCAGGCGACCGCCAACTATCAGAGCAAGGTCGCGGCCAATCAGGCCAAGGTCGCCGGGTATCAGGCCGAGGACGCCCTCGCGCGCGGCGACGTGGCGGAGCGCCAGCAGCGCCTGCAGGTGCGCCAGCTCGCAGGTAAGCAACGCGCCGAGATGGGCGCTTCCGGCGCGGCGCTCGATAGCTCCTCCTTCGCCGACACCCTCGGCGACACCGCCGAATACGGCGAACTCGATGCGCTGACGATCCGCTCCAACGCCGAAAAGGAGGCGTGGGGCTATCGCACCGCCGCCGCCGGTCAGCAGGGGCAGGCAGCCCTCTATTCCGCCCAGGCCGGGTGGGCGTCTTCGTCCCGCCCCTGGGAGGCGGGTGGCTCGATCCTCACCGGGTTCGGCACCGTCGCCGACCGCTGGTATCGCAGGAGCTACGCATAA